In one Bactrocera tryoni isolate S06 chromosome 5, CSIRO_BtryS06_freeze2, whole genome shotgun sequence genomic region, the following are encoded:
- the LOC120779210 gene encoding uncharacterized protein LOC120779210: MKYSYVVFISTFILAAFSYVRASNNAVAYVAAPLLRTYPYVYSAHSSSLVTPTQQQYHTQDGLGQYAYGYAEPHSTKQEVRSLDGITRGSYSYRDATGKLQTVDYTADDNGFRVAATNLPIAVSDDQSLQQPFRGRATSGGVAFTAGVGATSDVHLAGHKEALLRLATGGIISGESLSTGSDTRSVQLSQPVDDTVTVAAAKTPQLSSHNPEKQLQEIIQQGRVLTPTIVPGPATIRTSVIPSVYNYGYPWRYFYY, encoded by the coding sequence ATGAAGTACTCATACGTAGTCTTTATTTCAACCTTCATACTTGCCGCATTTTCGTACGTAAGAGCTAGCAATAATGCCGTAGCCTACGTCGCCGCGCCGCTACTCCGCACGTATCCATACGTTTACAGCGCACACAGTTCGTCCCTCGTCACACCCACTCAGCAGCAATATCACACCCAGGATGGCTTGGGACAGTACGCGTACGGCTATGCAGAGCCTCATTCTACAAAGCAGGAGGTGCGCTCACTGGACGGCATCACACGTGGCTCATACAGCTATCGCGACGCTACGGGAAAATTACAAACCGTAGATTATACTGCAGATGACAATGGTTTTCGTGTCGCCGCTACAAATCTGCCTATCGCCGTCAGTGATGACCAATCACTTCAGCAGCCCTTTCGTGGGAGGGCCACGTCAGGCGGAGTTGCCTTTACCGCCGGCGTTGGAGCAACCAGTGACGTTCACCTTGCAGGTCATAAGGAGGCTTTATTGCGCCTGGCAACGGGGGGCATCATTAGCGGCGAATCCCTTTCAACCGGGTCAGATACTCGGTCTGTACAATTGTCTCAGCCCGTGGATGATACAGTTACCGTGGCCGCTGCAAAGACGCCTCAACTAAGCTCACATAATCCTGAAAAACAACTGCaggaaattattcaacaagGACGTGTTCTTACACCGACAATTGTTCCTGGCCCAGCTACTATTCGAACATCTGTCATTCCAAGTGTTTACAATTATGGTTACCCGTGGAGATACTTTTactattag
- the LOC120778127 gene encoding uncharacterized protein LOC120778127, with the protein MQFFLYLSCVLAVVAADGYYYETPATRTVPHWNRLASTQQYQYHTQDGFGQYSYGYGEPFSTKQEVRTQDGITRGYYTYLDAKGKLQTVTYTADADGFHVAGTNLPKQRSSTDGSTVFEAPQSVQETPEVAAARLQHLAAHQQAKLRLYGISTPIASNSLLVKESKDDNVKAIDRSDLLPQQVEDTPEVAAAKVEFFKRYEEVKQRNNRLRQKQPNAGYALVKSQPLTVTVPLRNYRPSIIPSGAFRYDIIVPSNSREYLPIAKLSSFKK; encoded by the coding sequence ATGCAGTTCTTCTTGTATTTGTCGTGCGTTTTGGCGGTGGTCGCTGCCGACGGTTACTACTATGAGACTCCCGCCACACGCACCGTTCCACATTGGAATAGATTAGCGTCTACCCAGCAGTATCAATATCACACCCAGGATGGTTTTGGGCAATATTCGTATGGCTATGGCGAACCATTTTCCACAAAACAAGAAGTACGCACTCAGGATGGGATTACACGCGGTTACTACACTTATTTAGACGCTAAAGGCAAACTGCAAACTGTCACATATACCGCCGATGCCGATGGCTTTCATGTAGCAGGTACCAATTTGCCAAAACAGCGCTCATCGACGGATGGTAGCACTGTATTCGAGGCACCACAATCTGTGCAGGAAACACCAGAAGTTGCAGCGGCGCGCTTACAACACTTGGCAGCGCATCAGCAGGCCAAATTGCGTTTGTACGGCATTTCCACGCCTATCGCCTCGAATTCATTATTGGTTAAAGAATCTAAAGATGACAATGTAAAAGCTATTGATCGTTCCGACTTACTTCCTCAGCAAGTAGAAGATACGCCTGAGGTGGCCGCTGCTAAGGTGGAGTTCTTTAAGCGTTACGAGGAGGTGAAGCAACGCAATAATCGATTGCGCCAGAAGCAGCCGAATGCTGGTTATGCGTTGGTCAAGTCGCAACCGTTGACTGTAACGGTCCCTTTGAGGAACTATAGGCCGTCTATAATTCCAAGTGGTGCTTTCCGTTATGATATTATTGTGCCATCAAATAGTCGCGAGTACTTGCCTATTGCGAAATTGAGCTCCTTCAAAAAGTAA
- the LOC120778924 gene encoding uncharacterized protein LOC120778924, whose amino-acid sequence MRLMLALIWVSLTTASTIHYTPNEILLAKLESATLDKKDTAPANTQYHEQDSNGFYSYGYSADQSAKAEYLSLDGSSRGFYSYVDADGKLQTVKYEAGRNQGFKAAATNLPKAPKNPNRFAPLPVRDTPEVQEAKKAHFEAYREAELRAALASQNEAVQLGELSLDGQQKSERPQQEVANILESTRSKILAILSESANADNNNNLNVEATAEIGVGGTAQDQEEDTENTDGDDDNGLITLDNVQSTQDDSEGSEDERNGSSGDNIAIENGDGENEAGELSNADRQMTTYKLSDLLSPIEQLNSRALYTFESDGQGLTQLQEKSDLALRQPKLTTIETVRVPVHSYYTVLAPTTKYTVITPTTHQLVPREEALKRGQSLPISLSSSFLSHRLRSK is encoded by the coding sequence ATGCGGTTAATGCTTGCTTTGATTTGGGTGAGCCTCACTACAGCGTCGACCATACATTATACACCCAACGAGATATTGCTTGCCAAATTAGAGAGTGCAACGCTAGACAAAAAGGACACCGCACCGGCTAACACGCAATATCACGAGCAGGATTCAAATGGTTTTTACTCTTACGGTTACAGTGCTGATCAATCTGCTAAGGCTGAGTACCTCTCGCTGGACGGTTCATCGCGCGGATTTTATTCGTATGTTGATGCAGATGGAAAGTTGCAGACAGTGAAGTATGAGGCCGGACGGAATCAGGGTTTTAAGGCTGCCGCTACTAACTTACCAAAAGCACCTAAGAATCCCAATAGGTTTGCACCGTTGCCGGTAAGAGATACGCCTGAAGTACAGGAAGCCAAGAAGGCGCACTTCGAAGCGTACCGGGAGGCGGAATTGAGAGCGGCATTAGCGTCACAAAATGAAGCTGTACAACTAGGCGAACTTAGCTTGGACGGGCAACAAAAGTCTGAACGGCCGCAACAAGAGGTGGCGAATATTTTAGAAAGTACCAGAAGTAAAATTTTAGCAATATTATCGGAAAGTGCGAATgccgataataataataatttgaatgtTGAAGCGACAGCTGAAATTGGCGTTGGTGGTACAGCTCAGGATCAAGAAGAGGATACTGAAAATACAGATGGTGATGATGATAATGGACTCATAACCTTGGACAACGTACAAAGCACACAAGACGATAGTGAAGGTAGTGAggacgaaagaaatggcagtaGTGGCGACAATATTGCTATTGAAAATGGCGACGGCGAAAATGAGGCCGGTGAATTGTCGAATGCAGATCGACAAATGACGACTTATAAACTCAGCGATTTGTTAAGTCCAATTGAACAACTGAACTCGCGCGCATTGTACACATTCGAGAGCGATGGTCAAGGACTCACGCAATTACAAGAAAAATCTGACTTAGCTTTACGACAGCCAAAGCTTACgaccatcgaaactgtgcgcgTGCCAGTGCACTCGTACTATACAGTTTTGGCGCCCactaccaaatacactgtcatcACGCCCACAACACATCAATTGGTTCCGCGAGAGGAGGCACTGAAACGCGGCCAAAGTCTGCCGATTTCCCTGAGCAGTTCTTTCCTGTCACACCGTCTTAGATCGAAGTAG